In Candidatus Poribacteria bacterium, one DNA window encodes the following:
- a CDS encoding NAD-dependent epimerase/dehydratase family protein, with the protein MIHGRRILMTGGGGFIGTVFAEALAATNQVILYDIEFQNNSFSYSSLGSNPNVHCVRGDLLDTEKLRNACADVDIVVHLAAVVGVQQVQMNTVDTLSVNLRGTQSVLDALPMKRIERFVYFSSSEVYGTHAYAASEGAPTPIGSCDDPRWCYAVSKVASEHVVAAYHREYGLPTVILRPFNIFGPKRLGDHAILRFIYQALNNAPLTVHNDGSAIRSWCYISDFVDGALRALENENAIGRCFNVGNALNTVTMYQLASDIIELCGSRSGVAFVPYKQSDVHLRVPDISHARDVLGYEPQVPLIDGLRTTRDWYQRHAARIAPLFLTR; encoded by the coding sequence ATGATTCACGGTCGTCGGATCTTGATGACGGGCGGCGGGGGATTCATCGGCACCGTGTTCGCCGAAGCGCTTGCCGCCACGAACCAAGTGATCCTCTACGACATTGAGTTCCAGAACAACTCGTTCTCCTACTCATCCCTCGGAAGCAATCCCAACGTCCACTGTGTGCGAGGCGACCTTCTCGACACGGAGAAGCTCCGAAACGCCTGCGCCGATGTCGATATCGTCGTCCATCTCGCTGCCGTCGTCGGTGTTCAGCAAGTCCAGATGAACACGGTGGACACGCTGAGCGTCAACCTGCGCGGCACCCAGTCGGTGCTGGACGCTCTGCCGATGAAGCGAATCGAGCGCTTCGTCTACTTCTCGTCCAGCGAAGTGTATGGAACGCACGCCTACGCAGCGTCCGAAGGGGCTCCGACGCCTATCGGTTCGTGCGACGACCCGCGTTGGTGCTACGCCGTCAGCAAAGTAGCCAGCGAGCACGTCGTCGCAGCCTATCACCGGGAGTACGGACTCCCGACGGTCATCCTCAGACCGTTCAACATCTTCGGTCCCAAGCGCCTAGGCGACCACGCCATCTTGCGGTTCATCTACCAGGCGTTGAACAACGCCCCGCTCACGGTACACAACGATGGCTCCGCGATCCGCTCGTGGTGCTACATCAGCGACTTCGTCGACGGCGCGCTTCGGGCTCTGGAAAACGAGAACGCCATCGGGCGGTGCTTCAACGTCGGGAACGCCCTCAACACGGTCACGATGTACCAGCTCGCGTCCGACATCATCGAGCTCTGCGGATCGCGCTCCGGCGTCGCGTTCGTACCGTACAAGCAGTCCGACGTGCATCTGCGCGTGCCCGATATCAGCCATGCGCGCGACGTCCTCGGCTACGAGCCTCAGGTTCCTCTCATCGACGGACTTCGGACGACTCGCGACTGGTACCAGCGGCATGCTGCGCGAATCGCCCCCCTCTTCCTGACTCGCTGA